A stretch of the Pan troglodytes isolate AG18354 chromosome 20, NHGRI_mPanTro3-v2.0_pri, whole genome shotgun sequence genome encodes the following:
- the RPS5 gene encoding small ribosomal subunit protein uS7: MTEWETAAPAVAETPDIKLFGKWSTDDVQINDISLQDYIAVKEKYAKYLPHSAGRYAAKRFRKAQCPIVERLTNSMMMHGRNNGKKLMTVRIVKHAFEIIHLLTGENPLQVLVNAIINSGPREDSTRIGRAGTVRRQAVDVSPLRRVNQAIWLLCTGAREAAFRNIKTIAECLADELINAAKGSSNSYAIKKKDELERVAKSNR, from the exons ATGACCGAGTGGGAGACAGCAGCACCAGCGGTGGCAGAGACCCCAGACATCAAGCTCTTTGGGAAGTGGAGCACCGATGATGTGCAGATCAATGACATTTCCCTGCAG GATTACATTGCAGTGAAGGAGAAGTATGCCAAGTACCTGCCTCACAGTGCAGGGCGGTATGCCGCCAAACGCTTCCGCAAAGCTCAGTGTCCCATTGTGGAGCGCCTCACTAACTCCATGATGATGCACGGCCGCAACAACGGCAAGAAGCTCATGACTGTGCGCATCGTCAAGCATGCCTTCGAGATCATACACCTGCTCACAGGCGAG AACCCTCTGCAGGTCCTGGTGAACGCCATCATCAACAGTGGTCCCCGGGAGGACTCCACACGCATTGGGCGCGCCGGGACTGTGAGACGACAGGCTGTGGATGTGTCCCCCCTGCGCCGTGTGAACCAG GCCATCTGGCTGCTGTGCACAGGCGCTCGTGAGGCTGCCTTCCGGAACATTAAGACCATTGCTGAGTGCCTGGCAGATGAGCTCATCAATGCTGCCAAG GGCTCCTCGAACTCCTATGCCATTAAGAAGAAGGACGAGCTGGAGCGTGTGGCCAAGTCCAACCGCTGA
- the RNF225 gene encoding RING finger protein 225, with the protein MVPQVLSAKLLRGAYLCSSVGQVLSIPVWGPPHLRVQLQSVSPFPIQELVPRGSIPIPSLRLGPPHLPCSSTLATPFSGWGALYWGILSKVQSPVFPGFPAGLRTRSRLHRLLPCLTSSPRRSIRMPCPRPFWLRHSRAPQGSGPSSPGSLSAPRSPSRGEDEEEEEEEEGDGSPGSGPILPPASPVECLICVSSFDGVFKLPKRLDCGHVFCLECLARLSLATAGGGNAVACPVCRAPTRLAPRRGLPALPTQSGLLPRDARAPPSRQGSVRFDRRRGLLYLRPPPPPPGPRKARAPPPPPPLRLGRPLSRRLSLASPAWVFNAAVALAVLVAAGLVVSGVYIFFLIPHATSSGPARPQLVALAPAPGFSWFPPRPPPGSPWAPAWTPRPTGPDLDTALPGTAEDALEPEAGPEDPAEAERTLDRRSDGTWGTEAGPGWAPWLRGARRLWGSQ; encoded by the coding sequence ATGGTCCCCCAGGTTCTCTCCGCCAAGCTCCTGAGGGGTGCCTATCTCTGCTCCTCTGTGGGCCAGGTCCTTTCCATCCCTGTCTGGGGTCCTCCCCATCTCCGTGTTCAACTTCAGTCTGTCTCTCCGTTTCCAATTCAGGAACTGGTCCCCCGTGGGTCCATTCCTATCCCCAGTCTCCGCCTCGGGCCTCCCCATCTCCCCTGCTCCTCGACGCTAGCTACACCCTTCTCGGGATGGGGTGCTCTGTACTGGGGGATCCTCTCTAAAGTACAGTCCCCGGTCTTCCCTGGATTCCCTGCTGGTCTCAGAACCCGCTCCAGGCTCCACCGCCTCCTTCCCTGCCTGACCTCCTCTCCTCGCAGGTCCATCCGGATGCCCTGCCCTCGGCCGTTCTGGCTCCGCCATTCCCGGGCCCCCCAGGGCTCGGGTCCCAGCTCCCCAGGCTCGCTCTCTGCGCCCCGCTCCCCAAGCAGAGGGgaagacgaggaggaggaggaggaggaggaaggggacgGCAGCCCAGGCTCCGGCCCTATCCTGCCCCCCGCCTCCCCGGTGGAGTGCCTCATCTGCGTGTCGTCCTTCGACGGCGTGTTCAAGCTGCCCAAGCGCCTGGACTGCGGCCACGTCTTCTGTCTCGAGTGCCTGGCGCGCCTATCGTTGGCCACGGCGGGCGGCGGCAACGCGGTGGCCTGTCCGGTGTGCCGCGCGCCCACGCGCCTGGCCCCCCGCCGCGGACTCCCCGCGTTGCCCACGCAGTCCGGTCTCCTGCCCCGCGACGCGCGCGCGCCGCCCTCTCGCCAGGGCTCCGTGCGCTTCGACCGGCGCCGCGGCCTTCTCTACCTgcggccgccgccgcccccgcccggGCCGCGCAAGGCCCGCgccccgccgcccccgccgcctcTGCGCCTGGGCCGCCCGCTGTCGCGCCGCTTGTCGCTGGCCAGCCCGGCCTGGGTCTTCAACGCTGCCGTGGCGCTGGCAGTGCTGGTGGCCGCGGGCCTCGTGGTCTCGGGCGTCTACATCTTCTTCCTCATCCCGCACGCCACCTCCTCCGGCCCCGCGCGGCCCCAGCTCGTGGCGCTCGCTCCAGCGCCCGGCTTCTCTTGGTTTCCGCCGAGGCCCCCGCCGGGGTCGCCCTGGGCCCCCGCCTGGACGCCGCGCCCCACGGGCCCTGACCTGGACACGGCCCTGCCAGGAACTGCAGAAGATGCGCTGGAGCCCGAGGCGGGCCCCGAGGACCCGGCGGAGGCCGAGAGGACGCTGGACAGGCGATCGGATGGCACGTGGGGCACAGAGGCTGGCCCCGGCTGGGCCCCGTGGCTACGGGGCGCGAGGAGGCTGTGGGGCTCACAATAA
- the ZNF584 gene encoding zinc finger protein 584 isoform X3: MAGEAEGLVMFEDVTVYFSREEWGLLNVTQKGLYRDVMLENFALVSSLGLAPSRSPVFTQLEDDEQSWVPSWVDVTPVSRAEARRGFGLDGLCRVEDERAHPEHLKSYRVIQHQDTHSEGKPRRHTEHGAAFPPGSSCGQQQEVHVAEKLFKCSDCGKVFLKAFALLDHLITHSEERPFRCPTGRSAFKKKSAHINPRKIHTGETAHVCNECGKAFSYPSKLRKHQKVHTGIKPFKCSDCGKTFNRKDALVLHQRIHTGERPYECSKCGKTFSVLSTLIRHRKVHIGERPYECTECGKFFKYNNSFILHQRVHTGERPFECKQCGKGYVTRSGLYQHWKVHTGERPYECSLCGKTFTTRSYRNRHQQFHTEERSYECTECGKAFKHSSTLLQHKKVHTPERCQEDRAHGKVVSC; the protein is encoded by the exons ATggccggggaggcggag GGCTTGGTGATGTTTGAGGATGTGACGGTATATTTCTCCAGGGAGGAGTGGGGGCTCCTTAATGTGACCCAGAAGGGCCTATACCGGGATGTGATGCTGGAGAACTTTGCACTCGTTAGCTCACTGG GACTTGCACCTTCAAGATCCCCTGTGTTTACCCAGCTGGAGGATGATGAACAGTCATGGGTGCCCAGCTGGGTGGATGTGACTCCAGTCAGCAGAGCAGAAGCCAGGAGAGGTTTTGGTCTTG ATGGTTTGTGTAGAGTGGAGGATGAGAGAGCCCATCCTGAGCATCTAAAGAGCTACAGAGTCATCCAGCACCAGGACACTCATAGTGAGGGGAAACCAAGAAGGCACACTGAGCATGGGGCAGCCTTCCCACCTGGTTCCAGTTGTGGGCAACAGCAAGAAGTCCATGTGGCAGAGAAGCTGTTCAAATGCAGTGACTGTGGGAAGGTGTTCTTAAAGGCCTTTGCCCTCCTTGACCATCTGATAACGCATTCTGAAGAGAGACCCTTCAGATGCCCAACAGGCAGAAGTGCTTTCAAGAAGAAGTCAGCTCATATTAACCCCCGAaaaattcacactggagaaacAGCCCATGtgtgtaatgaatgtgggaaggccttcagtTACCCGTCTAAGCTGAGGAAACACCAGAAGGTTCACACAGGCATAAAACCTTTTAAGTGTAGTGACTGTGGTAAAACCTTCAACCGCAAAGACGCACTTGTTCTACACCAGAGgattcacactggagaaaggccTTACGAGTGCAGCAAATGTGGTAAAACCTTCAGTGTTCTGTCTACCCTCATTCGGCACCGGAAAGTGCACATTGGAGAAAGGCCCTATGAGTGTACAGAATGTGGGAAgttctttaaatataataatagcttCATTCTTCACCAGagagttcacactggagaaaggccTTTTGAATGCAAGCAATGTGGGAAAGGCTACGTGACCCGTTCAGGCCTCTATCAGCACTGGAAAGTCCACACTGGGGAACGGCCCTATGAATGTAGCCTGTGTGGGAAAACCTTCACTACCAGATCCTACCGCAATCGGCACCAGCAGTTCCACACTGAAGAGAGGTCTTATGAATGTACagagtgtgggaaagccttcaaaCATAGTTCCACCCTCCTTCAGCACAAGAAAGTCCATACTCCAGAAAGGTGTCAGGAGGACAGGGCACATGGGAAAGTCGTTAGCTGCTAG
- the ZNF584 gene encoding zinc finger protein 584 isoform X2 has translation MAGEAEAQLDPSLQGLVMFEDVTVYFSREEWGLLNVTQKGLYRDVMLENFALVSSLGLAPSRSPVFTQLEDDEQSWVPSWVDVTPVSRAEARRGFGLDGLCRVEDERAHPEHLKSYRVIQHQDTHSEGKPRRHTEHGAAFPPGSSCGQQQEVHVAEKLFKCSDCGKVFLKAFALLDHLITHSEERPFRCPTGRSAFKKKSAHINPRKIHTGETAHVCNECGKAFSYPSKLRKHQKVHTGIKPFKCSDCGKTFNRKDALVLHQRIHTGERPYECSKCGKTFSVLSTLIRHRKVHIGERPYECTECGKFFKYNNSFILHQRVHTGERPFECKQCGKGYVTRSGLYQHWKVHTGERPYECSLCGKTFTTRSYRNRHQQFHTEERSYECTECGKAFKHSSTLLQHKKVHTPERCQEDRAHGKVVSC, from the exons ATggccggggaggcggag GCTCAGTTGGACCCATCATTGCAGGGCTTGGTGATGTTTGAGGATGTGACGGTATATTTCTCCAGGGAGGAGTGGGGGCTCCTTAATGTGACCCAGAAGGGCCTATACCGGGATGTGATGCTGGAGAACTTTGCACTCGTTAGCTCACTGG GACTTGCACCTTCAAGATCCCCTGTGTTTACCCAGCTGGAGGATGATGAACAGTCATGGGTGCCCAGCTGGGTGGATGTGACTCCAGTCAGCAGAGCAGAAGCCAGGAGAGGTTTTGGTCTTG ATGGTTTGTGTAGAGTGGAGGATGAGAGAGCCCATCCTGAGCATCTAAAGAGCTACAGAGTCATCCAGCACCAGGACACTCATAGTGAGGGGAAACCAAGAAGGCACACTGAGCATGGGGCAGCCTTCCCACCTGGTTCCAGTTGTGGGCAACAGCAAGAAGTCCATGTGGCAGAGAAGCTGTTCAAATGCAGTGACTGTGGGAAGGTGTTCTTAAAGGCCTTTGCCCTCCTTGACCATCTGATAACGCATTCTGAAGAGAGACCCTTCAGATGCCCAACAGGCAGAAGTGCTTTCAAGAAGAAGTCAGCTCATATTAACCCCCGAaaaattcacactggagaaacAGCCCATGtgtgtaatgaatgtgggaaggccttcagtTACCCGTCTAAGCTGAGGAAACACCAGAAGGTTCACACAGGCATAAAACCTTTTAAGTGTAGTGACTGTGGTAAAACCTTCAACCGCAAAGACGCACTTGTTCTACACCAGAGgattcacactggagaaaggccTTACGAGTGCAGCAAATGTGGTAAAACCTTCAGTGTTCTGTCTACCCTCATTCGGCACCGGAAAGTGCACATTGGAGAAAGGCCCTATGAGTGTACAGAATGTGGGAAgttctttaaatataataatagcttCATTCTTCACCAGagagttcacactggagaaaggccTTTTGAATGCAAGCAATGTGGGAAAGGCTACGTGACCCGTTCAGGCCTCTATCAGCACTGGAAAGTCCACACTGGGGAACGGCCCTATGAATGTAGCCTGTGTGGGAAAACCTTCACTACCAGATCCTACCGCAATCGGCACCAGCAGTTCCACACTGAAGAGAGGTCTTATGAATGTACagagtgtgggaaagccttcaaaCATAGTTCCACCCTCCTTCAGCACAAGAAAGTCCATACTCCAGAAAGGTGTCAGGAGGACAGGGCACATGGGAAAGTCGTTAGCTGCTAG
- the ZNF584 gene encoding zinc finger protein 584 isoform X1, producing the protein MFEDVTVYFSREEWGLLNVTQKGLYRDVMLENFALVSSLGLAPSRSPVFTQLEDDEQSWVPSWVDVTPVSRAEARRGFGLDGLCRVEDERAHPEHLKSYRVIQHQDTHSEGKPRRHTEHGAAFPPGSSCGQQQEVHVAEKLFKCSDCGKVFLKAFALLDHLITHSEERPFRCPTGRSAFKKKSAHINPRKIHTGETAHVCNECGKAFSYPSKLRKHQKVHTGIKPFKCSDCGKTFNRKDALVLHQRIHTGERPYECSKCGKTFSVLSTLIRHRKVHIGERPYECTECGKFFKYNNSFILHQRVHTGERPFECKQCGKGYVTRSGLYQHWKVHTGERPYECSLCGKTFTTRSYRNRHQQFHTEERSYECTECGKAFKHSSTLLQHKKVHTPERCQEDRAHGKVVSC; encoded by the exons ATGTTTGAGGATGTGACGGTATATTTCTCCAGGGAGGAGTGGGGGCTCCTTAATGTGACCCAGAAGGGCCTATACCGGGATGTGATGCTGGAGAACTTTGCACTCGTTAGCTCACTGG GACTTGCACCTTCAAGATCCCCTGTGTTTACCCAGCTGGAGGATGATGAACAGTCATGGGTGCCCAGCTGGGTGGATGTGACTCCAGTCAGCAGAGCAGAAGCCAGGAGAGGTTTTGGTCTTG ATGGTTTGTGTAGAGTGGAGGATGAGAGAGCCCATCCTGAGCATCTAAAGAGCTACAGAGTCATCCAGCACCAGGACACTCATAGTGAGGGGAAACCAAGAAGGCACACTGAGCATGGGGCAGCCTTCCCACCTGGTTCCAGTTGTGGGCAACAGCAAGAAGTCCATGTGGCAGAGAAGCTGTTCAAATGCAGTGACTGTGGGAAGGTGTTCTTAAAGGCCTTTGCCCTCCTTGACCATCTGATAACGCATTCTGAAGAGAGACCCTTCAGATGCCCAACAGGCAGAAGTGCTTTCAAGAAGAAGTCAGCTCATATTAACCCCCGAaaaattcacactggagaaacAGCCCATGtgtgtaatgaatgtgggaaggccttcagtTACCCGTCTAAGCTGAGGAAACACCAGAAGGTTCACACAGGCATAAAACCTTTTAAGTGTAGTGACTGTGGTAAAACCTTCAACCGCAAAGACGCACTTGTTCTACACCAGAGgattcacactggagaaaggccTTACGAGTGCAGCAAATGTGGTAAAACCTTCAGTGTTCTGTCTACCCTCATTCGGCACCGGAAAGTGCACATTGGAGAAAGGCCCTATGAGTGTACAGAATGTGGGAAgttctttaaatataataatagcttCATTCTTCACCAGagagttcacactggagaaaggccTTTTGAATGCAAGCAATGTGGGAAAGGCTACGTGACCCGTTCAGGCCTCTATCAGCACTGGAAAGTCCACACTGGGGAACGGCCCTATGAATGTAGCCTGTGTGGGAAAACCTTCACTACCAGATCCTACCGCAATCGGCACCAGCAGTTCCACACTGAAGAGAGGTCTTATGAATGTACagagtgtgggaaagccttcaaaCATAGTTCCACCCTCCTTCAGCACAAGAAAGTCCATACTCCAGAAAGGTGTCAGGAGGACAGGGCACATGGGAAAGTCGTTAGCTGCTAG
- the ZNF584 gene encoding zinc finger protein 584 isoform X4, with protein MLENFALVSSLGLAPSRSPVFTQLEDDEQSWVPSWVDVTPVSRAEARRGFGLDGLCRVEDERAHPEHLKSYRVIQHQDTHSEGKPRRHTEHGAAFPPGSSCGQQQEVHVAEKLFKCSDCGKVFLKAFALLDHLITHSEERPFRCPTGRSAFKKKSAHINPRKIHTGETAHVCNECGKAFSYPSKLRKHQKVHTGIKPFKCSDCGKTFNRKDALVLHQRIHTGERPYECSKCGKTFSVLSTLIRHRKVHIGERPYECTECGKFFKYNNSFILHQRVHTGERPFECKQCGKGYVTRSGLYQHWKVHTGERPYECSLCGKTFTTRSYRNRHQQFHTEERSYECTECGKAFKHSSTLLQHKKVHTPERCQEDRAHGKVVSC; from the exons ATGCTGGAGAACTTTGCACTCGTTAGCTCACTGG GACTTGCACCTTCAAGATCCCCTGTGTTTACCCAGCTGGAGGATGATGAACAGTCATGGGTGCCCAGCTGGGTGGATGTGACTCCAGTCAGCAGAGCAGAAGCCAGGAGAGGTTTTGGTCTTG ATGGTTTGTGTAGAGTGGAGGATGAGAGAGCCCATCCTGAGCATCTAAAGAGCTACAGAGTCATCCAGCACCAGGACACTCATAGTGAGGGGAAACCAAGAAGGCACACTGAGCATGGGGCAGCCTTCCCACCTGGTTCCAGTTGTGGGCAACAGCAAGAAGTCCATGTGGCAGAGAAGCTGTTCAAATGCAGTGACTGTGGGAAGGTGTTCTTAAAGGCCTTTGCCCTCCTTGACCATCTGATAACGCATTCTGAAGAGAGACCCTTCAGATGCCCAACAGGCAGAAGTGCTTTCAAGAAGAAGTCAGCTCATATTAACCCCCGAaaaattcacactggagaaacAGCCCATGtgtgtaatgaatgtgggaaggccttcagtTACCCGTCTAAGCTGAGGAAACACCAGAAGGTTCACACAGGCATAAAACCTTTTAAGTGTAGTGACTGTGGTAAAACCTTCAACCGCAAAGACGCACTTGTTCTACACCAGAGgattcacactggagaaaggccTTACGAGTGCAGCAAATGTGGTAAAACCTTCAGTGTTCTGTCTACCCTCATTCGGCACCGGAAAGTGCACATTGGAGAAAGGCCCTATGAGTGTACAGAATGTGGGAAgttctttaaatataataatagcttCATTCTTCACCAGagagttcacactggagaaaggccTTTTGAATGCAAGCAATGTGGGAAAGGCTACGTGACCCGTTCAGGCCTCTATCAGCACTGGAAAGTCCACACTGGGGAACGGCCCTATGAATGTAGCCTGTGTGGGAAAACCTTCACTACCAGATCCTACCGCAATCGGCACCAGCAGTTCCACACTGAAGAGAGGTCTTATGAATGTACagagtgtgggaaagccttcaaaCATAGTTCCACCCTCCTTCAGCACAAGAAAGTCCATACTCCAGAAAGGTGTCAGGAGGACAGGGCACATGGGAAAGTCGTTAGCTGCTAG